In Anopheles bellator chromosome 2, idAnoBellAS_SP24_06.2, whole genome shotgun sequence, the genomic stretch GTAcggctgtgtatgtgtgtgtgttagggAACGTGTGTGATTTTCATATTGTGGAGCGcttcccagcagcagcctccCGGGCGAAGCAGCGATAGGCTCCCACCAGGAGCACACCTGCCAGTTATTGCCGTCGCTCGAAGCGCACTCGAAGTTGTAGAAACCCTAGGTAAGCGACGTACGGTGCATCCTGCAACCGAAGGAaccaccgtgcaccgtgtcGTACCGTGAGGGGGTCCGTGCTCTGGCCAGTGTCAATCAATGTATTCAATGTTAATGCGTATTCCGATGAGTGTGGTGCACCTGGAAACGCGCAGTGCTGCAACTAAGCTGGATGGACTAATCCATCCCTAAGCGcgacccgagagagagagagagagagaggcgtgTGAGACAGTGTGCTCCTTCAGTAGTCCTGCTAATTTGGCCTGGTATTCCTCCGCGGTCCGGCACGCGTCCGTTTGCCGAAAGGCTCGACAGTCGTTTTCGTTCCGAGTACGCGAGGATCGCATCCGGGGCAAGGAAATTGATTGCCACCATCATTCCCACATTCGgtgcgccaccgccgggccTTCAGTGCCGCGCGGTTGCAGCTGTTGGTACACAGGGTGGACGTCTTTCGTGGACGTTCGAGCAAAGCtaccgaaaacaaatgaaacagttGGATTATCCTTCCCTTGAAATCCCGTCCCTCAGCATGTTGCGTACCCCGAAGGACGTTCAGGTACTGTACGGGTTCCATGGAAACTAGTTCTTCCGGATGGCCACGAGTTCCGGTTGGCGGTTGCTGCAAATCCGTCTTCGAATTGGCCCTTGATCgggacgatcgatcgtcgaGCTGCATATTCGCCGATCGGCTTTCCGATCTGAGTTCAGGTgccgttcgctttcgattcggttcggttctcgaTCGCTCTCGTCCGGCACGAAATCCGACAGCTGCGCCGCACTCCACATGAGTTccacaaacccacacacaccccccacacacagacagagaaCACAGCACATCACAGAAcaagcacacagacacacacgcgcgaacTGGCCCTGGAGAAGAAGGGTGTGCAATCAATTGTTCTGCATTATGCGGAGCTGCCTCCTCGCGTACACGGAAGCCGAGAACCcttcgttggccaccggcccaccTGGGGCCATTCGCGGGGGGAAAACCAGCCCATCCTAGCAGGACCAGTGACACCGATGTTACTGACCCACTTTTCTCGCCGTGTTCTGCCGGTTAGGTTTGCATGTGCGCGACAAGTTGTTGTTCGAACGCGTTCCGGAACGAGTTTTGGTCGCCATATTGAGGTAGCCAAACAGTCACACATAAACACTACTTCCGGCCGGACGTGGCACCCGCGCAGAGACAGTCAGAGCCAGCACCCAGCACACTTCACGCCCAGTTCGTCCCCCGCCAGACGGTACGGTAATCATGTGGAGTGACGACGAGGAGCGAAGATCCGAACCGGTCGAAGCGACCTGGGAAGAGTACAGTCAGTTCTATCGAAGCTTTCCGCGCTCCATGACCATTTCCGAGCACGATCGGCGCGAGATGGTCCGGGTGTTCTACATCGAGCAAGacgtgccggtggtggaagaCTCGGAAATTGACTTCGTCCCGACCAACATGCTGAGCGGATTCTTCCTACACTCGCACAAAGGTAAAGATGATGGCAGACCGAGGGAACGGAGCTGGCACCCAGCCACGACAAGGATGGCTGCGCCAGCGCCGAATATTCGACGCGCGCTCGGGGAAAAAtgtccccgttttttttttttatgggacaagtcgtaaacaatcgatcgaacaTGGTTTTCTTGCGCGAAACGTTCGCTGGCGATGTCTGCCACCCGCATTAGTGCCACTGTCACAATTTCATCGCGCTTGGCTCAAAGGCTGTGTAGTCACCGTCCCACCATACCGTCAAGTTTCTCCAGGCCCTGTTTGTAAGTAAGATCGGGCCCCCTTCAAGCAATTCTATCTAGTGACGAATGTAGTTAAACTCGCGATACTCGAATACTTCAGACACATTCGAGCCATGCTTTGGAAGTTTACTGTTTCTTTGATCTTTCTACAACCTGTTTTCGTGAGGATCCGTTCTTTGAGTTGTTAATACAAATTATTAATATTACATGTCATACGAGTTTACTAGTGCCGAAATCTCTCAAATGTTTGAACAATGCCTTGTATAATTCATATCTCATATTTAAATTTCACTATGGCCATATTTCAACCCACCGAAATGTTGGGCATGGATCGTCAATCAATTATGAGTCTGCTGGTTTGGAAGCTAGCTTAATGCAACGTAATATCGATTTATATGTCCCTGCAAGACAAACAGTTCTTCAAATTTAAACATGGGCATTTATCCCAACCACAGCACTGTTGGCTCTTGATCCGCTGGCTGAGAAGTTCTTTGCGCTGCAACGTCTTTCAGTCCATCGACGATTAACGCTTTATTATGCCAGTAATGCCCGTTCGCCACGATTCATGCGCACCTGATGGAGCGCTCCGGCAACTGGCGCGCCAAGTGCCAACTTGGCCCCgagaggccaaaacaacatACTTTCGCAAATGCCACGCGCCCCACGACGAAAGGAGAGTCACTCAAACAGTGGCAGTCACGCTGCAAGTGCCATCAATTAACCGGAGTGCGCCCCGAACGCTCAAGAGACTTGTTGATTTCGGAAGCAGTGTGCCACTTGAAAGTAATCCAAGCCCCTCACACATATCTGGCGCTGCTCATCACCACAGTTTTCTTCGCGACTGCGAAGACGAATGCCTGTTTATCGTTTCCGACAATTCCTGCGCCACTTTGCGCGCGGGGCGCTAGACATCGGTGGTGGGGACCACAAGTGGCAGCAGCCGCTTCGAAACCACCGAGTCGTCGGTTGCGGGAAGCCGAAACCAGTCGCACATTTAGCactaaaataaacaacacgCAGGAGGCAACACAGCGGCCGGCCAGAGGAGCGAGCGCGAGCTCGGTTAAAGTGGAGGTttagaaaattgaataaaaatattttcgtCCTGCCTCATCACGCACCGACGTTCCCCGGCATGCTGGTAATGCTGCGAATGTTCGAATTCCGGTGCAATGGGTCAGAACAAAAGTGGATCAATGAAACCGAGAACCCAAACAATGCGTAAACTATGCTTCAGCTGCGTTTACGCTTAATGGTAGACGCACGCCGTGTCTCCTTTCTGCTGTGGAACGAAAGGTGCAGACAAAGTGAGGCGTAGAATGTCGGCTGTTGGAGTCACACTTTCCACTTCCAGccagttttccgtttcaagGGCACCAACATAAACGACGTAGAAATTCGGAAACACCAGCACCGTTCGGTTCCAGCCAAAAGGTCCACGGATGAGtcgattttgtttaaatttgagCTCAATCCCGTAGAGAGTTATCACTTCACATTTATTGTTAATCAACCGTGGGCAGTTTCAGTGCGTAAAACGTAGGTTCGTTGTTGTGCATCGTTCGGCGCCTCACTCCCAACGATCCCCAGCTTGATAGGGCCGACAATCCACGAACGGTCCAGAAATTCCTGAGCCCGAGTCTGATCTTTTTGGCAGATAAAAATAGGCCAAAAAGCGTACCAGTCGCCACTTTCACGGATCGGAAGCGTTCTCGACAACTGGCGGCCGATGGTGTCGGATTGTATTCACTTTCTCAGCCCCGTAAACGAGTCGATTTTGCCATTTATGACGGACGCTGAATTGTAGAATTCGGTAAAGGTCAGCTTCTTCCCGACTCCCCCATTAGAGGCACGCGCGTGATCATATTTTCTCTGTGCATTAGTCATTCCAGggctttcgatttcattctATTGCCCAATGGCCACCATGACGAGCCGAACCGTGGCCAACCCGTTCCAACCTTGCTCTAACCTTCTtccaacggtttttttttcttcgtccccATTTCCGTCTCCTGACCATCCCTTTGGTTTGGCCAGCCGCGGCACTCGGGCGAGCTCGGCCAGCATAATAATTTATGGGTGGCTTTCATGCACGAATACACTGCCGCAGCTGTACGCGGCGGCGATGATCTGCTGCCGGGTGTTGGCTTTCCGCACGGTTCTTCGGCTGTCACACTAACGACCCGGGGCGCGCATGATGGAAGGCCTCGGCAGGGCCAACGGTGGCCTATCGAAAAcgttgaaataataaatttcttttctttacGCTTTATTGCAACCGTTTCACTCTCACGCTTTCTAGTCGCTGCTGTCCATCAAGACCCACAGTGCTCGGGACGTTTGCGAGAGGAatgtaaaaacaaacagcgcgGTGTTGTTTCTACTATTTTTACCTCTTCCCAAGTTCGCACTATCAAAGTCGaggtttgcgtttttctttgtgCGGATTAAAAATCTTCCCAAAATGCCGATCCTGCTCCTGCTCGACTCCGCCACGGTACCATTGTAAACAGTGTGTGACGAACCGtcgtttctgtgttttttttttcacaaagCGCTTGCGTGTGTTCAGGTCCATAACGAAGCGGGCGCCTGGTGCTCGCCAGTAGTGTGGCCAAGCCAAACCTGGTATGTGTCGTAATCTCACTCCTTAACTCACACTGGGCAAAAAAATTGACTTTTTGTATGAGCTGAGCGAATTTAAAACGCACCGTCTCCGGCTCGATTACCGCGATATCGGAAGCATTGTCCTTGGTAATGCGGAACCAAATGTATTTCGGTCCAATAAAATCCCATCAAAAACATTGGCTGgcataaacaaatgaaactgTTTATGCGGCTCCGTTCGTCTCCCAACCGGTGTATGATTGGCACAACGCGCGTTATTTGGCCCAGCCGCCTACCCGTAGATGCCCAGGATGTAGTTGAAATCGATAATAAACAATCCGTCCTATTTGGGGGGCTACAAAGTTTCGACAAATTGAGTTTCTTTCCGTTGTCATCGTTCACCGCGTTGCGGCGGTACGCCTTGTGTGTCCGATCCGGATTCAAGGCCGTATGCCggataacaaaacaaatcccaCCAGTCGCGGCCGTTGCATAAGATAACGCATTGTCACAACGTCACGGCATCACAACGTGCACGAGCTACGTTTTGCGAAGTCCAGAGAGCAGGAAGTCCGTGATCGTGactcacaacaacaacccatcAGACATCGGGCACAACAACACAGAATCAACAAACAATTGGACAGACAAACACAACAGTGGCCACCCATCGAAGGTGGCAAACGCTGTTGTTGCACCCGCTGCGTGTTGCGCGATCTTGACAGTgagaccgggaccggcgggaACGAAGATGGACATcggacgaccgaccgaaagtgCTGGGCCAAAGACAAAGTTTTTCGAATAAttccaaaacagaaactcGCACAAATCCGCATTTTCCGCAACGAAGCTGGCCAGCGGCTTTTTTCTCCGCACCAAAGATCTATATTTAACAGATCAGATCAGCGGCCAAGCAGGGACGAAAACGAACGAGGCGAAGGCCAGGCCGAATGCTGTGTCGTCCGAACGTGTCGCCTCCATTCAGCCGCGCGCGCGACTCTGAATGCAACGCCAGCGGGAAATGTGCGAGTTTattctttttccattcttGCGTGTCCTTCCAACGGGCGCGGTGCGCTTGAGCAGGACCGGGCGGGGAAAAGCTGGGAAAAATTTTGAAGATCCGTCCAAAtaaattgtgccaaaaaaacaacaggTGTACCCAATATGTATCGCTGCGGCGCTCGGGAAACCgtcctgctggtggccgaataggcagagagaaagcgagTGGCAATAAAGTGGTGGCGTCGCGCGATGGGGTGCCAACGTAGAACAGCCAGTTCTGGGGCcgcgccgaggccgagggGCGCGCCGAGCAGGACGGGAACGCAACCGTAACGCCACCCCGTCCAACGGCGCTAGAGCTCCGGGTGGCACGAGTAAGCGCAAAggaatttttataaaaataccCCTGGAATGGATCACACTTTTGAGCGGTTCACATTATgcgatgatgatcgtgtgATGATCGTGATGAAAATAGGGAACGCCGCGCAGCCCGCGCTGTTGTGTAACTTGTCCCGGTCCGGGCGAGATCGCCACCTTGATCACATGTCTCGCCTTGCGTGGGATTACGAAGGACTTTGCTACTCGCCGCCGTGTCGTTCGCCGCGCTGGGATTCGCTTGAATAATGTGGTTTTGCTTGTCGCCTTTCTTCCACCAGCCGAAGTCAAGATGCCCAGCGGACAGGTAGACAAGCCCGTGATTGACGACAACCACGATGGAACCGTATCGATCCGCTACGAACCGAAGGAGGAAGGTATCCACGAGCTGGCGGTGAAATACAATGGGGAGCATGTGCAGGGCTCGCCGTTCAAATTCCACGTCGATTCGATCTCGTCCGGGTACGTGACGGCGTACGGACCGGGCCTGGTGCACGGTGTCACGGGCGAGCCGGCCCAGTTCATCATCTCCACCAAgggggccggtgccggcggtttGCAGATGGCCGTCGAAGGGCCGAGCAAGGCGGACGTAAGTATCATCGAGCGGTGCAGCGCCACTACGAGCAATTTGTTACGGTAACGATTTTTAAATCGCTTCGCTGCAGATCACCTATCACGATAACAAGGATGGCACGGTGTCCGTGTCGTACCTACCGACCGCTCCCGGCGAGTACAAAATCTCCGTCCGCTTCGGTGACAAGCACATCAAGGGTTCGCCGTACTTCGCCAAGATCACCGGTGAGGGCCGCAAGCGTAACCAGATCTCGGTCGGCTCCTGCTCCGAGGTGACGCTCCCGGGCGTCATCAGCGACCAGGATCTGCGCTCGCTGAACGCGTCGATTCAGGCACCGACGGGCCTGGAGGAACCGTGCTTCCTGAAGCGCATGCCCACCGGCAACATTGGCATCTCGTTTACGCCACGCGAAATTGGCGAGCACACCGTGTCCGTCAAGCGGCTCGGCAAGCACATCGCCAACTCGCCCTTCAAGGTGAACGTGTGCGAGCGTGAGGTCGGCGACGCGAAGAAGGTGGTCGTTTCGGGCAGCGCGCTGAAGGAAGGCAAAACGCACCAGGACAACGTGTTCTCGGTGGACACGCGCAACGCCGGATACGGCGGTCTGTCGCTGTCGATCGAGGGCCCGAGCAAGGCGGAGATCCAGTGCACGGACAAGGACGACGGCACGCTGAACATCGCGTacaaaccgaccgaaccgggatATTACATCGTGAATCTCAAGTTCGCCGACCACCACGTGACGGGTTCCCCGTTCACGGTGAAGGTGTCGGGTGAAGGCACGAACCGGCAGCGAGAGAAGATCCAGCGGCAGCGCGAGGCCGTTCCGATCACGGAGGTCGGTAGCCAGTGCAAGCTCACGTTCAAGATGCCTGGCATTACGTCGTTCGATCTGTCCGCTACCGTTACCTCGCCCGGTGGCGTTAGCGAGGACGCCGAGATACAGGAGATTGAAGACGGATTGTACGCAGTTCACTTTGTGCCGAAGGAGCTCGGTGTCCACACGGTTTCGGTCAAGTACAAGCAGATTCATATTCCTGGTAAGTGGTCGCACGATGGTGGGGAAACAGGGCCCTTTGATGGTCAAGAAGCAAGGGATTAATCCACACCATTTTCGTGATGATCGTTTGCAGGATCGCCATTCCAGTTCACCGTTGGTCCGCTCAAAGACACTGGTGCCCACTTGGTCAAGGCCGGTGGTCCGGGTCTTGAGCACGGTGAACAGGGCGTACCGGCCGAGTTCAACGTGTGGACGCGCGAAGCAGGCGGTGGCACTTTGGCCATTTCTGTCGAAGGCCCCAGCAAAGCGGAGATCGAGTTCAAGGATCGCAAAGACGGCTCGTGCGACGTTTCCTATGTGGTCAGCGAACCAGGTAAGGCCGCCGGTCCCATGCCGTTGCACAACGACTGACACTTGATATATCGTCTTGGTTACCGCATTTCAGGTGACTATCGCATCGGGTTGAAATTCAACGATCGCCATATTCCGGACTCGCCGTTCAAGGTGTACATCTCACCGGCGATGGGCGAAGCGCACAAACTGGAGGTGGCACAGTTCCCAACCGGTTGCGTTCAGGCCGACAAGCCTGCCCAGTTTATGGTCCGAAAGAACGGGGCCAAGGGTGAGCTCGATGCGAAGGTAAGACGTCCTACGGCGACTCTCGGTGCTTCAGGCGAAGTATAAATTACCGTTCGCTTACGCAGGTCGTTGCTCCGTCCAACAACGAAGACGATTGTTTCATACAACTGATCGACCAGGATCAGTACTCGGTGCGATTCTATCCACGCGAGAACGGTATCCACGCAATCCACGTGAAGTTCAACGGTGTCCATATTCCCGGCTCTCCGTACCGCATAAAAGTCGGCAAGGACGACGTCGATCCGGCCGCGGTGCACGCTTTGGGCAAGGGTCTCGGTGATGTGAAGACGGGCGAAAAGACCGATTTGATCATCGACACGTGCAATGCCGGTGCGGGTACGCTGGCCGTTACCGTTGATGGTCCGGCCAAGGTAGCGATGGACTGTACGGAGGTCGAAGAAGGCTACAAGGTCCGCTACACGCCACTATTACCAGGCCACTACTACATGACGATCAAGTACAACCAGATGCACATCGTCGGCTCACCGTTCAAGATCAACTGCACGGGGGAGAGCTTGGCCGAAGCCGGTGGTCAAGAGACGTCCTCTGTTATCgtcgaaacggtggccaaggTGTCGAAGGGTGGTAATCGGACCGGAGTCATCCTGCCCATCTTCAAATCGGACGCCAGCAAAGTCCAGTCGAAGGGCATGGGTCTCAAGAAGGCGTACATGGGCAAGCAGAATCAATTCACAGTGAATGCCGGTGATGCGGGTGAGTTATAGAATTACGATAGCAATACTCGTACGGGCAAAGAATAAAATGGGCCTTTTTATCGTTTAGGCAACAACATTCTGTTTGTCGGCATTTACGGCCCCAAGGGACCGTGCGATGAAGTGTTCATCAAACACACGGGACGCAATCAATACAATGTCAACTATCTGGTTCGTGAGCGGGGCGACTACATCCTGCTGGTGAAATGGGGCGACGATCATATTCCCGGATCCCCGTTCAAGGTTGAAGTGTAAAGACCCCACGACACCCGCCACTTGTTCCGTTAAACAAAAGTCCAACACTGCAAAATGTCACCCATTCGGTTCGTGCTCATCTTGCGAGGAAAAGTTTCAACAGTGCCAGTATCAATCATTACAACAACGCGTTAACAATGACATTTTTGGAAACAtcacacaaacatacaaacacgcacatacacaaaaTCTGTACCATCTCACGACACGATGCGCTACCATTTTCGGTTAATGTGTACGCCCACAAGCTGTTTGTTTCGAATGGTCTCAGCGTATCCTTGCCCTTggcaagaagaaaacaatcgtcCAACGCCGCAACCCAAGGTGCCTGAACTGAATCTACCCTATGCGCTAGTTTGAAGTGTTCGCCGAAAAGCAggagaaaaacgggaaaatatcctGAAACGGGAGacggtttttcatttttttttatctcaaaCCTAAGCAGTATCTTCAACCTGCGCCATAAAGTTTGCTAGCGCGCCTTTTTACCATACTGACTTTAAATTCGCAATAACAACGAACCACGTTCTGTTGCGTTGCA encodes the following:
- the LOC131209372 gene encoding filamin-A isoform X2, translated to MPSGQVDKPVIDDNHDGTVSIRYEPKEEGIHELAVKYNGEHVQGSPFKFHVDSISSGYVTAYGPGLVHGVTGEPAQFIISTKGAGAGGLQMAVEGPSKADITYHDNKDGTVSVSYLPTAPGEYKISVRFGDKHIKGSPYFAKITGEGRKRNQISVGSCSEVTLPGVISDQDLRSLNASIQAPTGLEEPCFLKRMPTGNIGISFTPREIGEHTVSVKRLGKHIANSPFKVNVCEREVGDAKKVVVSGSALKEGKTHQDNVFSVDTRNAGYGGLSLSIEGPSKAEIQCTDKDDGTLNIAYKPTEPGYYIVNLKFADHHVTGSPFTVKVSGEGTNRQREKIQRQREAVPITEVGSQCKLTFKMPGITSFDLSATVTSPGGVSEDAEIQEIEDGLYAVHFVPKELGVHTVSVKYKQIHIPGSPFQFTVGPLKDTGAHLVKAGGPGLEHGEQGVPAEFNVWTREAGGGTLAISVEGPSKAEIEFKDRKDGSCDVSYVVSEPGDYRIGLKFNDRHIPDSPFKVYISPAMGEAHKLEVAQFPTGCVQADKPAQFMVRKNGAKGELDAKVVAPSNNEDDCFIQLIDQDQYSVRFYPRENGIHAIHVKFNGVHIPGSPYRIKVGKDDVDPAAVHALGKGLGDVKTGEKTDLIIDTCNAGAGTLAVTVDGPAKVAMDCTEVEEGYKVRYTPLLPGHYYMTIKYNQMHIVGSPFKINCTGESLAEAGGQETSSVIVETVAKVSKGGNRTGVILPIFKSDASKVQSKGMGLKKAYMGKQNQFTVNAGDAGNNILFVGIYGPKGPCDEVFIKHTGRNQYNVNYLVRERGDYILLVKWGDDHIPGSPFKVEV